The Alphaproteobacteria bacterium genome window below encodes:
- a CDS encoding flavin reductase family protein, translated as MSIPENDFRKIMGRFTTGVAIVTTQHHGKPVGVTINTLTSVSLTPPLILFCLGKKRVVFPAIFESTHYAIHILSSQQEHLCHAFSRPSVDPWKDLVYEFSKVGCPLLAGSLGILHCRREATYEGGDHTIFLNYVEDIQKDNGAIGKPLIYFQGSIF; from the coding sequence ATGAGTATTCCAGAAAATGACTTTCGCAAAATTATGGGACGTTTCACAACGGGGGTAGCCATCGTCACCACACAACACCACGGGAAACCTGTGGGGGTAACCATTAATACGTTGACTTCTGTTTCCTTAACTCCCCCCCTTATCCTTTTTTGTTTGGGCAAAAAACGCGTTGTTTTTCCAGCTATTTTTGAAAGTACCCATTACGCCATCCATATTTTATCCTCTCAACAAGAGCATTTGTGTCATGCTTTTTCTCGTCCATCCGTTGATCCTTGGAAAGATTTGGTTTACGAGTTCAGTAAAGTTGGCTGCCCTTTACTTGCTGGTTCATTGGGAATTCTTCATTGTCGCCGTGAAGCAACCTATGAGGGCGGAGATCACACTATATTCTTAAACTACGTGGAAGATATCCAAAAAGATAATGGGGCAATTGGGAAACCGTTAATATATTTCCAAGGAAGTATCTTCTGA